Genomic window (Campylobacter ureolyticus ACS-301-V-Sch3b):
TGCTCTTCTAAAAGCAACTCTTCTTTCAAGCTGCATAGCAACATTTTCAGCAGCAAGCTGAGCAGATGCACCTGCTTTTCTCTCTTCTTTTATGTTAATATTAACATCTTTACCAATAAGTTTTACAACATCTTGTTTTAAAACTTCAACCTCGCTACCTTTTTTACCGATAATAATTCCAGGTCTTGCAGCAACAATAGTTATTCTAATTCTTTTTGCTGTTCTTTCTATAATGATTTGAGCTATACCTGCATAATATAATTTTGATTTTAAAAATTTTCTAATTTTATAATCTTCAAAAATATTTACAGGCAAATTCTCCTTTGAAGGAAACCATCTAGACTCCCAGTTTTTATTAATTCCTAGTCTTAGTCCTATTGGATTGGCTTTTTGTCCCATTTTACGCTTCCTTCTTTTGTAATTTTGAAACTTCTACCATTATATGAGAAGTAGGTTTTCTAATCTTGCTAGCTGATCCTCTTGCTCTAGGTCTAAATCTTTTTAGAACAGGACCTGCATCTACTCTGCATGAACTAACTATAACTTCTTCTGGCTCATATCCACCATTTGCAACAGCACTTGATATAGCATTAGCGATATATTTTGCGCCACGATTTGGTGTAAATTCCAATGTTGCAAGAGCAAATTCTGCATTCATACCTTGAATTTGTTTTGCTATAAGTCTAGTCTTTGTCGGAGAAATACGAACAAATTTAATAAT
Coding sequences:
- the rpsC gene encoding 30S ribosomal protein S3 translates to MGQKANPIGLRLGINKNWESRWFPSKENLPVNIFEDYKIRKFLKSKLYYAGIAQIIIERTAKRIRITIVAARPGIIIGKKGSEVEVLKQDVVKLIGKDVNINIKEERKAGASAQLAAENVAMQLERRVAFRRAMKKVIQNAQKSGAKGIKVVVSGRLGGAEMARTEWYLEGRVPLHTFRAKIDYGFAEAHTTYGNIGVKVWIFKGEVLHKGLEPEKTEENAPKRSRRTRRGR
- the rplV gene encoding 50S ribosomal protein L22 yields the protein MSKSIIKFVRISPTKTRLIAKQIQGMNAEFALATLEFTPNRGAKYIANAISSAVANGGYEPEEVIVSSCRVDAGPVLKRFRPRARGSASKIRKPTSHIMVEVSKLQKKEA